The proteins below come from a single Drosophila busckii strain San Diego stock center, stock number 13000-0081.31 chromosome X, ASM1175060v1, whole genome shotgun sequence genomic window:
- the LOC108605951 gene encoding protein CWC15 homolog codes for MTTAARPTFDPARGGSGRGEKDLSALSKQYSSRDLPGHTKLKYRENGQGTSDEIRNRDFRKELEERERDARASSGKALPSIVRKAIEANNASSSSNKRTKFDTQTQQQQQQHASASLDADEPIDNSSSDSESDSDDDDAALLAELQKIKQERLQETARRDAEKRQEEERIRMENILSGNPLINYEPGTAASAAGRASGTGNADLKIKRRWDDDVVFKNCARSAPEKKTHFVNDALRSDFHKKFMDKYIK; via the exons ATGACTACAGCTGCGCGTCCCACATTTGATCCAGCGCGTGGTGGCTCTGGACGTGGTGAAAAGGATTTGAGCGCGTTGAGCAAACAGTACTCAAGTCGCGATTTGCCTGGGCACACAAAGCTAAAATACAG AGAAAATGGTCAAGGTACCAGCGATGAGATCCGCAACCGTGACTTCCGCAAGGAGCTTGAGGAACGTGAGCGCGATGCACGCGCCAGTTCGGGCAAAGCGTTGCCCTCTATAGTGCGCAAGGCCATTGAGGCAAACAATgccagtagcagcagcaacaagcgcaccAAGTTCGATACACAaacccaacaacagcagcaacaacatgcttCGGCTAGTCTGGATGCAGATGAGCCAATAGACAATAGCAGCTCGGACTCGGAGAGTGATtcagatgatgatgatgccgcACTGCTGGCTGAACTGCAGAAAATCAAACAAGAACGCCTGCAGGAAACTGCACGTCGCGATGCTGAAAAGCGTCAGGAGGAGGAACGCATTCGCATGGAAAACATACTTTCAGGAAATCCTTTGATTAACTATGAACCTGGCACTGCCGCCTCCGCTGCCGGTCGTGCTTCTGGCACTGGCAATGCCGATCTGAAGATCAAGCGCCGCTGGGATGACGATGTGGTGTTCAAGAATTGCGCACGCTCCGCGCCAGAGAAGAAAACACACTTTGTCAATGATGCGCTACGCTCTGATTTTCATAAAAAGTTTATGGACAAGTACATTAAGTAG